TTTCTGTCTCTATAAAGACCTAAACTACCAGGGTAAATTTACTTGGCGTAGGGACATATcgtaatactttattttttatggggataaattgcatcttttgtcctataaatagatttgattttaattttggtcttatattatatataatttacatattgcattttatatttcctttttctaatttttgaacaTGCAAAACAGAAAATCGACAAGTATTTAACTATAGAGTCTGTCGTTAAGTAGTTgtatttgaaggaaaaaaaataaaatttaaatttacatacattaatatacaatatatattataattaaaaaaataatatagacaTAGAGAAGATGATCGCTTAGCGACTATCGATCTAAAAGTGAAAGGGGAGAAGGGGTAGCAGTGGGGGAGGAAGGACGTAGGAGGTAGTAACGATGGGAGAAGGGGGCAGACACCGACAATGAGGGTGGAGAGAAGCCCGATTGCGATGAGGATGGGGGGAGGAAAGGGAAAGCGTAGAGGGTAGAAGGGGGAACGACGATGGGTGTGGAGGAGGGAAGGAGCATGGGCGTCGACGACAGGGGGAGGGGGGCGGCGGGGTGGGGtgggctatatatatattatacatatatttatataactatattatacatatttataaaaatatattttatagcttttgtatataaattatatatgtaaaattgaaTCTGGAGCattgatttataaaaataagatattaattataaatttcagtaagattttataacaatcataaattcaattaatatattgtgaACCATTGCTTTGTGTTAGATAAGATCCATAATTGTAAAATAGAGACacaatttagaaattaaaaaaattaaatgaaaaaaccACTTAACGACTTTAAATTATGTCGTTAAGTATTTAAcgattttttattgtgtcttgaaattaaaaaaaattatgaatataaagaATGCAATGCGTGAATTATCTACAGTATGAGACCAAAATTGAAGACAAGTCCACttacactagaaaaaatataatcttttgttacagttaattattatagttaaaagaaaaaaaccatgACAAATGCAAATCAACCACGGCTTCACAACGGGCATTAGCCGTTGTTTCTACAGATGTGGCCAAAACATGAGCCATGTCAAAATCATGgtgaatattatttaatcgtggtaaaaaattaaaattttgctttaattttatttaaccgtggttgataatattgatttatcataatttttcagtCGTGATCATTTATGATATAACAAAatctcaattattttgtaatacatgcgaataaaaataattaatttatcaattatttaagaatGGATTTAATAATCTAGAATTCACTTATTATTGTTCTTTAGagttcttaattttaaataaatttataaacttctTGAAATATCTTACAAGatattataatgtatttaattaaaaaatattataacatataaaaactTTAACcaagtttttaaaaatgaaatgcgATTATTCTATAATtctaagaaaaatatattattataattcaaaatattgcttctatatatattttttaaaatccatTCCTTAAAGAAAGAGGCAGCCAATGAAGCTGGAAATTAAAGAAGCAAGTGACAAAATGATTAAACTAGAAAATGATAGCTGACGTGGACGTCTAGCAATGGTGTCCATCGTATCCAACGGCCCAGATCCACTCTCACACCCCTCTTTATCTCTCCCTTACAAACTCTCTTCCAACACACAAACGCAAACgcaaacacaaacacaaacacgCACTCAAGAGTGAGAAATTTACTCCAAATATGATGTTGGGCAAGCGTGGACGGCCCACTTTCAGGAGAACAACAAGCATGACCGGGATCAGCTTCGATGTGGAGGCGCCGCCGCCTCCCCCTCTCGGCGGTGTATACGATCACATGATGTTGTCGCCGAGATACTTCCGGAGGAACGACTCTTCCGCCGATGCCGAGACCGCTGATTTCTTGAGGAGCTGTGGCCTCTGCAACCGCCGTCTCGCTCCCGGCCGTGATAT
Above is a genomic segment from Sesamum indicum cultivar Zhongzhi No. 13 linkage group LG13, S_indicum_v1.0, whole genome shotgun sequence containing:
- the LOC105176481 gene encoding uncharacterized protein LOC105176481 gives rise to the protein MMLGKRGRPTFRRTTSMTGISFDVEAPPPPPLGGVYDHMMLSPRYFRRNDSSADAETADFLRSCGLCNRRLAPGRDIYMYRGDTAFCSLECREQQMKQDERNERRAAATSVTKDGESHHQELGAAGPEAETVAAA